The following nucleotide sequence is from Scleropages formosus chromosome 4, fSclFor1.1, whole genome shotgun sequence.
CACACGCTGTTCAGCACCGCAATGAGTTTCGGAATAATTGCGGGTTGTGCAGTTGCGCCGCCTGGTGGACAAACGTGTTACAGGCGCAGAGCAAACGGTCCTGGAACCGCCTCAGACATTCAGTCGGTTCTCAGGCTCCCTGCGTTCCAGCActtaaattactgtattttcgaagatacaaacatcgttctatttattttcattttgcattttcttctcgGTGATCAGTGTCCTAAaatctggctctgttgtggagTGGAAGGGAGTTGCGTTTCCTTTTCCAGATATTATTTGGCAGTGAGTAAAACACAGAGCGGTACTGTGGGACCGGAGTAATTCACCTTGTTTTCCACAGTTTTTGGTGGTACAGCTTGTGTTGGTGATCATTAACAAGATCGAGAGAGAAGAAGGTActttcatttcagctttttgaaaattactttgaatatattttgtatttatcagCAACATTCTATAAGATTTTCCCAGAATCTCTTCTTTAAActgaagcttttattgactgtaagTGACTTATAAGTGACCCATGGTTTGGGATTTATTTgggatataataataataataataataataataataataataataatttttaaaagctggacatattgctgttattattagtagtagtagtatgtTGTTCACGACGAcgaaaactatttttaaagaCCCGGAACTAATGTGTGATGCTTTGTTGTACCGAGGACCACATTTAATGACGGACCGCGGAAAACCGTCTGTTTCCTTCCTGTCGGTTTGGTCGTGCGACGGAAGTAGAGAGCGTAAGCAGCACGATGGCGGGGAACGGGCCGGACGGAGCGCAGCGAGCAGGTGGCGTCGTGCTGGGCTTCGCGGAGGAGGCCGAGCCGTGGCGGCTGCGGAGCTCCCAGTTCCCCAGTAAAGCGGGAGGCAGGCCGGCCTGGCTGAGTCAGTGCGCGCTGCCGAGCCCCGCGGAGCTGCGCTGCGACAAGTGCCACGCGCCCTGcgccctcctgctgcaggtgtACGCGCCCATCGCGGACCGGGAGCGCGCCTTCCACCGGACCCTTTTCGTGTTCTGCTGCCGGTCGCCCGCGTGCTACTCTCACAACGACAGCCGCTGTTTCAAAGGTGAGCCGCGAGAGCCCcacgcgctgctgctgctgctggtgcgcGAGTCGAGCCAGGTCTCGTGAACTTGGGGATCATGTCATGATGATGTGTACAACAAAGTTTACCTGGGTAAGTTACCACCAGGGTACCATTACCTTACTCTGGTAATTcagatgtctctgctttttacggatgatcatcatcattatcatcattgtccttttggcaccaccGCATCACATGGATTCCTCCAGCACACTTGGAACGGCTTGGGATGAGGATCGGCACAGGCTCCAGTGTGAGTCCGTGGTTccctcacggaaaaggatgtcACGaagggagagtttttgccccaggtggaggagttcaagtatcttggggtcttgttcacgagtgagggaaaaagggagcgtgagatcggccacaggcTGGGAGCAGCGGTAATGTGGTTGCTGTACcggtctgtagtggtgaagggggagccgagccataaggcgaagctctccgtTTACCGGTCGATCCGCGTCCCTACCCTCATTTATGGTCATCAACTCCGGgcgatgaccgaaagaataagatcgcggatacaagcggccgaaatgagttttctccgcagggtgccggaactcgctctccgtgacggggcgaggagttcggacatccgataaggatgccccccggacgcctccctttggaggtataccgggcacggccaactgggacgaggccccaaggtcagcccgggacccgctggagggattatatctcacggttggcctgggaacggctggggatacCCCAGGtcgagctggaggaagttgcgggggacaggggcggctgggcctctttgctctccctgctgccaccgcgactctagtgggacaagcggtcaggaaaattgatggatggatgtatacTACTGTActgtggagcagcaggagagTAGGTCGCGATCCAACATCCGTCAGGTGAAACTCACATTGTTAACCAAAACATTGCTTGTTGTCCATGTTACCCTTCCATAGGTGAGCACAGACCACATGGCCTTCTGGTGAACGAATAACCTGCCAGATTAGCTTCTTAGCTCCCGCTTTTATCCACAGCGAACAACAGTATTTGATCATTTCCGCAACAAAGGATCTTACTGTAGTAAGTCAGTGTAAATTCTCTGCTCAGTGATACAACGGCAGtagagtgggactcgaaccaacaacTTTCTACTGATGCCCCCTTTGGATCTTCTTGTTTCAGTGTTTCGGAGTCAGCTGCCAAGAAGAAATGAGTTCTATTCCTACGACCCGCCACCCGAGGAGGAACCCGTGGAGAGCGACGTGgacgccggcgttctgcggtcCGGACTCAAGCTGTGCAGGGTGTGCGGGTGCCTCGGACCCAAGTCCTGCTCCCGCTGCCACAGCGCTACCTACTGCAGCAAAGAGCACCAGACCATGGACTGGAGAGCAGCTCACAAGAACGAATGTGCGGGGAAAGGTGAGGGGTCAGAGTGAATTCCGGAAAGCAGGTGGCATTGCG
It contains:
- the pdcd2 gene encoding programmed cell death protein 2 — its product is MAGNGPDGAQRAGGVVLGFAEEAEPWRLRSSQFPSKAGGRPAWLSQCALPSPAELRCDKCHAPCALLLQVYAPIADRERAFHRTLFVFCCRSPACYSHNDSRCFKVFRSQLPRRNEFYSYDPPPEEEPVESDVDAGVLRSGLKLCRVCGCLGPKSCSRCHSATYCSKEHQTMDWRAAHKNECAGKESSGAGGLNTFLFPEFELVTEPEDLPDNDDEQSDAPEQMRGNLSSDCGSLQNDEWEEKELEDMAMHETEDSKVFQRFKRRTAPEPHQVLRYCRGGSPLWVSAEHVPSADTIPDCACGDKRVFEFQVMPQLLNHLHVDTPDVSIDWGTLAVYSCEYSCDQGNSYWPEFIWKQDFTGAH